The genomic interval CCGTGCACTCGGTTCCTTATTACAGGCTGGAGGTCGCGCTGAAGACCGGAGGGCCGGTTTGCGTCAACGGATTCTGGGGCGCGCACCTGCGAAGCGCGCTGGGCGTGGCCTTGAGGGAGTCGTGCTGCCCGTTTCCGGGCGCGCCGTGCGACGGCTGCCTTCTGCGGTTCGACTGCGCGTTTGCGACCGCGTGGCACACGTTCGTGCATCCGGACGACGAGGAGAGCGGGCTGCCGCCGGGGGTCACGACGAACCGCTCGCATCCGTTCATACTCCGGGCGGCAAAGAAAACTCCGGACAAAGTCGCGGCAGGAAGGATTATCAAATTCGGGATGACGATTCTGGGCGAGCACACGTACAAGACCGCGTTCTGGATAGTCGCGCTCAAACGGATGGCGGCAAGAGGGCTCGGCAAGGGGACGGCGCCGCTTGAGCTTGTGCAGGTGAAAAGGCTGCTCGGCAAGCGGTCGCGGATTTTGTACGACAAGTCGAAGCGGGCGGTGGGCAGGCCGGGCGAGCCGGACATGCTTCGGATCGGCGAGCTTCCCGCGCGGGCGGACTCGAACAGGCTGGTCGACCTGAAGCTGAAATTCGTCTCCCCCCTGCGCTT from bacterium carries:
- the cas6 gene encoding CRISPR system precrRNA processing endoribonuclease RAMP protein Cas6 gives rise to the protein VHSVPYYRLEVALKTGGPVCVNGFWGAHLRSALGVALRESCCPFPGAPCDGCLLRFDCAFATAWHTFVHPDDEESGLPPGVTTNRSHPFILRAAKKTPDKVAAGRIIKFGMTILGEHTYKTAFWIVALKRMAARGLGKGTAPLELVQVKRLLGKRSRILYDKSKRAVGRPGEPDMLRIGELPARADSNRLVDLKLKFVSPLRLRRKDEEPAAPTPRLIWEAAVRRIQGMASANGARPPEGWGGEYYSEEVSGCWSRIKQDRWSSSQKQRIPATGFAGEIEIADAPLGHVPWWNAAQLLGIGKMAAFGLGAFELEVKGGEDSGGR